ATAGTTGTTGCACCAAAGGTTTAGCCTCACCTTCTGGCAAGCTGTTGGCATGTGCTGCTGAAGTGGCCGCTAAGCCAAAGCCCAATGGCAACAGTATTGCCGTAAAAAATAAGACTTTCATCAAATTGCTCCCAATATGTAAAGCAGTGACCTCTGGTTAATTTAGAACAATAGCAGCGAATAACAACAGCTGAAACTAATAACATCTGGATCTGCCTCTTAAGGTTTCTCCAGATGTTAAGACTAGATCTTTGTTTAGAGTTTGTTGAGCCCCTTTTAGTCGGGGATAAAGCGGTTCGCTTAAGCGGGTTCAGGCCAAGCGAATTCAGGGCGTAGGCCTTCATAAACCGGACGACCGTCAGATGGCTTTGGGTAGCCTTTTGTTGTGTCGTAAAATGCGTGATAAGTGGGCTCGGGAAACTCTGCTACTTTGTAACCCATGACGTTTGGCACTGCGACGCGAATGCGTTTTTGTTTGTCATCAAGCATCAGGGCGGAACCACAATCGGCACAGGTGCAAAGCTCCAGCGGTCCGCTTGGGTTATCCTTATTGAATGGCTGACGGTTCATTTTTCGGGATGATCAACCGTGAGATCGGAGTGCTTAAAAAAGGCCACATGCGTGCTCTGCTGGCCTGTCACACCCTTGCATACATTGCAGTGACAAACGTGGTTATCAATCGGTTCTGCCTGGGCTTTAATACGAACATGTTCGCAGCCACCTATATAGGAACTGGTCATAATTTCTTTCCTTGTGGGCAATCCGGCTGGATCGCAACTTCAGTGAAAATAAATAACGACAGAAGCCTTAATGTCGGCCTCCGCCGATGACAGTTGCACTTAACATTATTCACACCGGCAAAGCCGGTACAAGTTGTTGCAAGCCAGTGATGCTATTGGTGTGGATGGATGTCTTTCGCTTAATAAGTGTAGTAGATACATATTGTGTGGCAAGCGATGAGTATATGTATACGCAGATAGGTTGCCTTAACTCTCCACAGTAGTGTTGAATAACCAGGCAACCCTTAACTTGTTAATGCAGCTAAACACCATTTTTAATGAAGCTTAGCTAATTTTACCTGTTTCATTCCCAGTGCTTGGGCTACGTCATACATCGCTTGGTTAAGTATTTTATGGGTGATCTTATCCTCCTCATAACTGGCATGGCTATTAATATCTATCATTACCTGATTATGCAGTTGGTTAGAAAGCGCTTTATCAAACAGGTAACCACTCCAAAAAGTACCATCCGGCGTCGTGCCCGCCTGGACTAGCGTTTTTGCTAACTCTGCCCCCGAAAGCTCAGCTGGCTCAGGCATAATCACACCCGCTTCAGCAGCGCGCTTAAGACCAAAGCCAATAGCCGCATCCATACCGCCAAGAAAGGTATTTACTTCATCTTCGCCATATTGCTTGGTCAGCTTAGCGACTTCAGCATTCACGGTTTCTTCTCCGAGCATGGCAACCAAGGCGCTAGCAAAACTAAAGTTATCAGCACCACCACCGGCTTTAACCAATGCACCGGTAACGGCCAATGCCGGTTCACCGGTGTAGATAGCACCGCCAAACATATTTATGCCAGTCTGCTGTTGTTGCATATCCATAGCATGCTCGGTATCAGCAGCTAACACTGGCCCGGCAGAAAACGCAGCCATAGTCGCTATAGTCGCTGCCAGTATCATTAGTGTCGTTTTCATCATCATTCTCCTTTGGTTGTTATAAAGGGCGGAATAAAGGTCAGTTCAAACTGGCTTGATCATTCCGCAACGAATAAGTTCTGTCATTACCAGAGCGGTAACCGCATCGCAGCGTTTACCCGCAAACTCAAATGTATCAGATGCTTGGTTTTCTACCCGCTGCACCAGATCTTTGCGCAACATGTCGCGTGCCCGCGATAAACGTTTTTTAACCACGTCCTCACTAAGCTGCAAGCAAAAAGCGCAATCAATCACCGACATCCCCTCTACCGCACGTAGCATAAATACACTGCGATACGTATCTGGTAAGCGCCGAATAGCCGCTTCTAGCAAATGCTTTATTTCTTGCTGGCTAACCGCCCCTTCCGGCGTATGTTGATCGGCGAAATCGGTCATATTCTGCTCCCCGTCTAATTGGCGGCGATGCAAAATAGTGACGTTGTCATCCAACGACACTTCCGGGCGCTGACGGCGTTTAATACTAATTGCTTGGTTAACCACAATACGGGTCAGCCAGGTTTTAAGTGACGCGCAGCCCCGAAAACCATCCATGTTTTTAAATGCACTTAAATACGCTTCCTGCACCGCTTCTTGTGCCCTATCGTCATCATCCAGCACCCCTCTTGCGGCACGAAACAACGCCCGATTATGCCGACGCACTATCAACTCAAAAACCGCGCCATCGCCCAAGCGCGCTCGCGCTAGTAAATTAATATCAGTTAACTCGGTCAGTGGTATCGCTGCTTCGGCTTTTGAATTAGTCATACAGAGAGTCTCCATCCCGGTATTGCTGCTCATACACTATTAGACGCAGCCAATTAAAATCGGTGACATTTATTTTAAAAATGTGCCAGCTTTTATATACGCTGAATATTAGCGCACTAATTAATTATTGCAGGCTGCTTGACGGTAAGAGGCGAAAATACAAGGCTTTAGAACAGATTGACGGCTATAAATTCAGATAATCACTTCAAATGTAACCCATAAAAACAGGGCTTTTCTGGGGCGTTTTTTTCAAATGATGGCAAGGGGGAATCAACTAAACGGTTATATCAGGAACAAGCAGAACCTCAGCTAAACCAACTGCAATAGTCAGTAAAGTGCGAGAGCGAGTAGTTTTCTCGCTTATAATCCAAGGTCTTCTCGCGAGGCAAGACCGAGCTTTTCAACCAGCTCGTCTGGGATAGGTTTACGCAGGGAAAAAGTAACGCCAGTTTTGCTAGCTTTGAGTCCAGAAGCCGCAATATCTTCAGCATGGGCAATAATTGCGCCCTTGCTTACATAGAGGCCACATTGCTTACTAAAAGCCGCATAGCCTGCGATGATCGATTTTCCGAAGCCGAAACCGGGCATATCGTAGGCGATTAACTCCTCCGCGTCAGGAAGGGTTTTAGCAAGTTGCGCCCGAAGTTGCACCAACAGCGGCTGAAACTCTTCCGGGGCCGCAGCGATATAGGCGTCATGGTTTGCAAACTTTGTCATGTCCAATCCTCTCGACAACAAGTTATAAGCTACGGCATCAGTTTATGCGCGCGCAACTTATGAAGACTTAATGGCCTTTTTAGCTTTTACTACTCGCGAGCATGGCTACTCCCCCCAACAAAGCCATACAATTTGCGTTAAAAGGCGAGGTGCAAAGCGAACCAACTGTTTAGCTTTCGTTTGAGTTATTTTAGCCGTTCATTGACTTCTGATAAGCTAAAAACAATGGTTTTGTTGTCCGAAGTTATATTCATTTTTTTATTATCTTTTAAAAAAACCAGTTTATTTGCTTCTTCATGATCAAGAATCCAACCTACAGAATTTTTCTGCACTCTATAAAAATCAATAATATTTTCATCATGGTCAGAATAAGAGAATACCCAGATAGGCTTATCACCTTGTCCGCTAGCAATACCCATACTACTGGTTAGATTAGGGTGCGGAGTAAACCCTAATGCTTGTAATTTACTACTAGCCGTAAATTGAAAATACAGAACAATTATTATAATTGGCACTAAAACAAATATTATGAAAATGATTCCACCCACAGTACCAGGGAGTAGATATCTTTCCTTTTTTATAAAGACTAAGTAATACAATGCCATGGCGAATACTAATATAAAAATAAGCAATGCAATTAATATATTATCCATCTGCTGTACTCAATCGTATAACGCCGCTAACCACAGCAAAATAACTCTCTAACAAGCGCAGCGACTGATGTTGCTTAGCCGTGTTAGGCACTAAACATTGATATATCAAGTTCAACGCTATCTCCAAGCCAATAAGCATAAATAGTATGATCATTTAGATCATTACCAGACAGAGCATGAATCAACACCGTAAGGCCTTTTCTGTTTTGTTCAAGCCAAAGCACCAACTGATCAAAATGCTTAGCGCCAAAAGTAATTTGGCAGCTCCATTTTGGATGAGGCCCTACCATTGCCTGATGGATACGACCCACTTTAAGGTTAAATCGCTCACCTGCCTCTTTACATAACTTTGCAGCAAACTCCAAAGTTTCTTGCTCAAAATAGACATGGGCGTGATAAGCCCTATGAGAATTAACAGGGCGTTTAATCTCTCTCATTACTTCTCCTATATTGCTTAACCCTTGCTAACTGCCGCGTAGCCGCTGGCGCAGCATCCCTGTGACCGAGGGAAACTAAATTAATCAACTTGGTAGAAGCGGCAATCTTATCGTGCTCAAACCCTAGCATATATATACTGCCTGCCATAGATGAGTGTGGATGCTTGAAAATATTCTTTCGCCAATAGCCCAAATTTTTACGATATCCCGGCTGCAGCTCGTGCGCGAGTTCGAACATCCGCAGCATGAGCCAGCCCTTGCTTATATCGATCTTCAGCAGCGGATACTTCCTCACCATCGCCATTAGCGGCTAATATAGCTTGCGATAATACTTGATACAGAGCGGCTAAATGGGCTTGGTAAGCTTCTTCGATTGTCTTTTCTACTTGGTCCATTTTATTCTCTCATTCAGGTGGACAAATAAATAACAATAAGTGAATCCTTAGACTTCTAAGGGTGCCAACGGGACTTCCCAGCTTTCTCTAAAAAGCATATCAATTAGTATTTCTGTTAAAAGAATGTACGACTGCAAAGTATCCTTTTTGTCTTGAAATTCGAAACTTGATCCAGCGATTTTAAAACTAGCAACTGAACCAAACAAAGCTCTGATTTCCCGTCGAAATATAAATACAATTACGCCGAACACCAAAAGCCAAAACAGCGAGCTCATTAATTGAAGTAATACAACATCAGTCATTGAAGTCTCCTATCGGTACTTTCCTATTTACCTAACGCCGCCATAAACAGCGCGATTTTCAGCATCTGTTTATGACCTTATTAAGGGTGTTGGCACTTAAAAAGCACTACTCGAAATGAACTGGCGTAACGGCGTGGTAATGAAAGGAAAGATATAAAAGGTGTTGCTGATGAATGTTACTAGTAAGCGTTCTTGCCACATGCGCATTAACAAAACGTAGTTCATGGTTAATTTTTTAGCAAGGAGTGACAGAATTTTGTGGCGTCGTCCAGTATTGACAAATAGTTGTAGTAGTATTGCGAAGTTGACTCCGAGAAGGCTCATATGTGTTATGTATTTATGACTACTCAGCAACTTTAGCATAATAATTGGGGTCAGATGAAAATTTAATAGGCTATGCTTAACCTAATCTGAGATGGTAAGGCAGCATTATGGCAAGACTTCCCCGAGTGCATTTAGCGGGCGTACCAGAGCATATTATTCAGCGCGGCAACAACCGTCAGGTATGTTTTGCGACTGACGATGATTTTGCAGCTTATGCCCATTGGCTGAAGGAATATTCGGAGGCCTTTGGGGTGCAAATTCATGCTTGGGTAATGATGACCAATCATGCGCATATACTTTGCACAGCGTCTGACAATAGCGGTATTAGCCTAATGATGCAAAGCATTGGCAGGCAATATGTGCGGTATTTTAACCGAGCTTACCAGCGTAGTGGCACCTTGTGGGAAGGACGTTTTAAGTCGTGTCTGGTGCAGCAGGCCCATTACGTAATGGCTGTGTATCGCTATATCGAATTGAACCCGGTACGGGCAGGTATGGTTGAGTCACCTTTTGAGTATCCTTGGTCGAGCTATGCCATAAACGCTCAAGGCGTGCAATCTGCGTTGTGTCAGCCACATGCCTGTTATTTAGCATTGGCAGATACAGCGGCTGAACGGCAGCAAGCGTACCGGGATTTATTTAAGATTGAAGTCAGTGCAGCCATGCTTGCTGATATTCGCAGTACGATAAAAAGCGGCATGGCGTTGGGAAATGATCGCTTTAAACAAGAAATAGAAGCATTAACCGGTCGGCGCCAGCATAAAGAGCAACCGGGTCGACCAAAGTCTAAGCAGAAACAGAATTAATTTTTATCTGACCCCAATTTTTCAACTTTACAATTTTAGATGTTTAAAAGGCCGCCATTAGTACCGATTTTCGGTCGGCTATACAGTATGTGACTCACTACTATTAATTAAACCCAGTAACTCACATGGCGTGACCAACGAAAGCGCGCTTTTTGCATGTGGGTTAATGTAGTCCCCGTTGGTGCTTCTGCGGATGGTGTCATTAGATTGTTGGCTCCGCTCGTTTGGGTCAGATCGCAGGCATGGCCAATTTCGTGAGCAAGCGTCTTTGCCGCTGTTCCGGTTTCAGGCGCTATCAATCCTCTGTCGTCTGAAATAGTTACGTAACTTGTCAACGGCCCAAGCGAACACCCCCGCGAATTTCCGTCGGCCACAGAATTAACGATAAATGCCGTGATCGGTGAACCCCAACCGGTTTGGCTGCGGAAAAACATGACGGCGCTGTTCATCCTAAAAAAATCACCCGCAACTCCAAAATCATCAGCCCATGCGGCTGTCCCGCAACTTGCATCCAATACCTCGGGCGGCGACACCACCGACAGTGTTTCAATAAACTCGTCATCAACTGGAACTAATTTGACGTTCAACTCACGTTTTAGAATATCTTTTGTAAAGTCAATGCAGTCCTGTACCTCTTGCTGTATCGTCAAAGACTTAGAATCAATTTCGCGCAGTATCACCACTTTTAGATACAATGTCTTTTCAGGGCGAATT
The sequence above is drawn from the Rheinheimera salexigens genome and encodes:
- a CDS encoding GFA family protein, whose amino-acid sequence is MTSSYIGGCEHVRIKAQAEPIDNHVCHCNVCKGVTGQQSTHVAFFKHSDLTVDHPEK
- a CDS encoding RNA polymerase sigma factor, with the protein product MTNSKAEAAIPLTELTDINLLARARLGDGAVFELIVRRHNRALFRAARGVLDDDDRAQEAVQEAYLSAFKNMDGFRGCASLKTWLTRIVVNQAISIKRRQRPEVSLDDNVTILHRRQLDGEQNMTDFADQHTPEGAVSQQEIKHLLEAAIRRLPDTYRSVFMLRAVEGMSVIDCAFCLQLSEDVVKKRLSRARDMLRKDLVQRVENQASDTFEFAGKRCDAVTALVMTELIRCGMIKPV
- a CDS encoding iron chaperone; translated protein: MTKFANHDAYIAAAPEEFQPLLVQLRAQLAKTLPDAEELIAYDMPGFGFGKSIIAGYAAFSKQCGLYVSKGAIIAHAEDIAASGLKASKTGVTFSLRKPIPDELVEKLGLASREDLGL
- a CDS encoding DOPA 4,5-dioxygenase family protein is translated as MREIKRPVNSHRAYHAHVYFEQETLEFAAKLCKEAGERFNLKVGRIHQAMVGPHPKWSCQITFGAKHFDQLVLWLEQNRKGLTVLIHALSGNDLNDHTIYAYWLGDSVELDISMFSA
- a CDS encoding transposase, with product MARLPRVHLAGVPEHIIQRGNNRQVCFATDDDFAAYAHWLKEYSEAFGVQIHAWVMMTNHAHILCTASDNSGISLMMQSIGRQYVRYFNRAYQRSGTLWEGRFKSCLVQQAHYVMAVYRYIELNPVRAGMVESPFEYPWSSYAINAQGVQSALCQPHACYLALADTAAERQQAYRDLFKIEVSAAMLADIRSTIKSGMALGNDRFKQEIEALTGRRQHKEQPGRPKSKQKQN